From Oryctolagus cuniculus chromosome 17, mOryCun1.1, whole genome shotgun sequence, a single genomic window includes:
- the CANT1 gene encoding soluble calcium-activated nucleotidase 1 has protein sequence MPSQPADPLEWNESMHALRISVGGLPVLASMTKAADPRFRPRWRVILPSVVGAAVLWLLYSHRPAPGRAPAHNWRLDRAPTSRYNDTYPLSAPQRTPGGTRYRIAVIADLDTDSRAPEENTWVSYLRKGYLTLSDSGDKVAVEWDREHGVLVSHLAEKGRGMELSDLIVFNGKLYSVDDRTGVIYQIEGTKAVPWVILPDGDGTVEKGFKAEWLAVKDERLYVGGLGKEWTTSTGEVVNGNPEWVKVVGHKGSVDHENWASSYSALRAAAGIRPPGYLIHESACWSDTLQRWVFLPRRASHERYSEQDDERRGTNLLLSAAPDFSDISVSHVGRVVPTHGFSSFKFIPNTDDQIIVALKSEEDSGRVASYVMAFTLDGRFLLPETKIGTVKYEGIEFI, from the exons ATGCCCAGCCAGCCTGCTGACCCCCTGGAATGGAATGAGTCTATGCACGCCCTCCGGATAAGTGTGGGGGGTCTTCCCGTGCTGGCGTCCATGACCAAGGCTGCCGACCCCCGCTTCCGCCCCCGCTGGAGGGTGATCCTGCCATCCGTGGTGGGCGCTGCCGtcctctggctgctctactcccacCGCCCCGCGCCGGGTAGGGCGCCCGCCCACAACTGGAGGCTCGACCGGGCACCCACATCTCGCTACAATGACACCTACCCCTTGTCGGCTCCCCAGAGGACGCCGGGAGGGACTCGGTACCGCATCGCGGTCATTGCCGACCTGGACACAGACTCAAGGGCCCCGGAGGAGAACACGTGGGTCAGCTACCTGAGGAAGGGCTATCTGACCTTGTCAGACAGCGGGGACAAGGTGGCCGTGGAGTGGGACAGAGAGCacggggtgctggtgtcccaccTGGCGGAGAAGGGGAGGGGCATGGAGCTCTCGGATCTGATCGTCTTCAACGGGAAGCTCTACTCCGTGGACGACCGCACGGGCGTCATCTACCAGATCGAAGGCACCAAGGCCGTGCCCTGGGTCATTCTGCCGGACGGGGACGGCACTGTGGAGAAAG GCTTCAAGGCTGAGTGGCTGGCCGTGAAGGACGAGCGCCTGTACGTGGGCGGGCTGGGCAAGGAGTGGACCACCAGCACCGGGGAGGTGGTGAACGGGAACCCCGAGTGGGTGAAGGTGGTGGGCCACAAGGGCAGCGTGGACCACGAGAACTGGGCGTCCAGCTACAGCGCCCTGCGGGCCGCCGCCGGCATCCGACCGCCAG GCTACCTCATCCACGAGTCGGCGTGCTGGAGCGACACGCTGCAGCGCTGGGTCTTCCTGCCCCGCCGGGCCAGCCACGAGCGCTACAGCGAGCAGGACGACGAGCGCAGGGGCACCAACCTCCTCCTGAGCGCCGCCCCCGACTTCAGCGACATCTCCGTCAGCCACGTGGGCCGCGTGGTCCCCACGCACGGCTTCTCGTCCTTCAAGTTCATCCCCAACACCGACGACCAGATCATCGTGGCCCTCAAGTCCGAGGAGGACAGCGGCAGAGTCGCCAGCTACGTCATGGCTTTCACGCTGGACGGCCGCTTCCTCCTGCCGGAGACCAAGATCGGGACCGTCAAGTACGAAGGGATCGAATTCATCTAA
- the LGALS3BP gene encoding galectin-3-binding protein, with amino-acid sequence MAPPRLFWVWLLLAGTRGEKDGDMRLANGDAANEGRVEIFYRGQWGTVCDNLWDLTDASVVCRALGFQNATEALGRAAFGPGTGPVMLDEVVCTGTESSLAECRSLGWLKSNCRHAQDAGVVCTNETRSTHTLDLSGELSDALGQIFDSQRGCDLFLQVTGQEERLCAHTLILTANPEAQALWAEPGSNITLTVDPECVPVVRAFVRYLYSRRIEVSLGSVKCFHKLASAYGAVQLQAFCGRLFATLLPQDPSFRAPLELYAYALATEDAVLGELCVQYLAWNLEALTQAEAWPSVPESLLQALLSRSELAVSSELALLKAVDAWSQEAGASHWAVAGLVDKIRFPMLLPEDLFELQFNLSLYRSHEALFRSKTLQALEFHTVPLRLLAQYRGLNLTDDAYAPRIYTSATWSASVTAGSWNTWDRSLSYQPERRSFPGYVVSRRPYGSRQYPSRSFQTPQHPSFLFRARLVSWSLAYLPSVQRCWDYGLSCSSDELPVLGLTESGYADPTVGYDNKALMLCGGRFVADVVDFRGSKAAVPSALSTNSSRGVSPFPCPAGSFSSFLAVIRPFYLTNATGQL; translated from the exons ATGGCCCCCCCACGGCTCTTCTGGGTGTGGCTGCTGCTCGCCGGGACTCGAG GCGAGAAGGACGGGGACATGCGGCTGGCCAACGGGGACGCAGCCAACGAGGGCCGCGTGGAGATCTTCTACAGGGGCCAGTGGGGGACCGTGTGCGACAACCTCTGGGACCTGACGGACGCCAGCGTCGTCTGCCGGGCCCTGGGGTTCCAGAATGCCACCGAGGCTCTGGGCAGAGCCGCCTTCGGGCCAG GAACAGGCCCCGTGATGCTGGACGAGGTCGTGTGCACAGGGACGGAGTCCTCGCTGGCAGAATGCAGGTCCCTGGGCTGGCTGAAGAGCAACTGCAGGCACGCGCAGGACGCGGGCGTGGTCTGCACCAACG AAACCAGAAGCACGCACACCCTCGACCTCTCCGGGGAGCTCTCAGATGCCCTGGGTCAGATCTTCGACAGCCAGCGGGGCTGCGACCTGTTCCTCCAGGTGACAGGGCAGGAGGAGCGCCTGTGTGCCCACACGCTGATCCTGACCGCCAACCCCGAGGCGCAGGCCCTGTGGGCGGAGCCGGGCAGCAACATCACCTTGACCGTGGACCCCGAGTGCGTGCCTGTGGTCAGAGCCTTCGTCAG gtACTTGTACTCCCGACGGATCGAGGTGTCCCTGGGGTCGGTCAAGTGCTTCCACAAGCTGGCCTCCGCCTACGGGGCCGTGCAGCTGCAGGCCTTCTGCGGCCGCCTCTTCGCCAccctcctgccccaggacccGTCCTTCCGGGCCCCGCTGGAGCTGTACGCCTACGCGCTGGCCACGGAGGACGCTGTGCTGGGGGAGCTGTGCGTGCAGTACCTGGCCTGGAACCTGGAGGCCCTGACGCAGGCCGAGGCCTGGCCGAGCGTCCCCGAGAGCCTGCTCCAGGCGCTGCTGTCCAGGAGCGAGCTGGCCGTGTCCAGCGAGCTGGCCCTGCTGAAGGCCGTGGACGCGTGGAGCCAGGAGGCGGGCGCCTCGCACTGGGCCGTGGCGGGCCTGGTGGACAAGATCCGCTTCCCCATGCTGCTGCCCGAGGACCTGTTCGAGCTGCAGTTTAACCTGTCCCTGTACCGCAGCCACGAGGCCCTGTTCCGGAGCAAGACCCTGCAGGCCCTGGAGTTCCACACGGTGCCCCTGCGGCTGCTGGCCCAGTACCGGGGCCTGAACCTCACCGACGACGCCTACGCGCCTCGGATCTACACCTCCGCCACCTGGAGCGCCTCGGTGACGGCCGGCTCCTGGAACACCTGGGACCGGAGCCTGTCCTACCAGCCTGAGCGCAGGTCCTTCCCGGGCTACGTCGTGTCCAGGAGACCCTACGGCAGCCGGCAGTACCCCTCCCGGTCCTTCCAGACCCCGCAGCACCCCAGCTTCCTCTTCCGGGCCCGGCTGGTCTCCTGGTCGCTCGCCTACCTCCCCAGCGTGCAGCGCTGCTGGGACTACGGGCTGTCCTGCTCCTCCGACGAGCTGCCCGTGCTGGGCCTCACCGAGTCCGGCTACGCCGACCCCACCGTCGGCTACGACAACAAAGCGCTCATGCTCTGCGGGGGGCGCTTCGTGGCCGACGTCGTGGATTTCCGGGGCTCCAAGGCCGCCGTCCCCAGCGCCCTGAGCACCAACAGCTCCAGGGGCgtctcccccttcccctgccccgcGGGGTCCTTTAGCAGCTTTCTGGCCGTCATCCGCCCCTTCTACCTGACCAACGCCACCGGCCAGCTCTAG